tttccttattttctctcgTATGTGTCTTCAGTAAGTTTGtagtttgaaatttcttattatGCAAAGAAGCGAAGGCTGCCAGGTCACAGTATGTGATCCCTGGTTCAAAGTTATCTCTTAATTTGTTTCACTTAGGTTCTTGCTCCTTGAACTGCAGTGAGGAAGATATTCTAGCCCGGGGCTTAGAAGGCACCAGCTCAGTGCCTGCGGTACTTCTACCTAACATTTAATCCCAGAGATAACCATTCAAAATTATTTACTGCTTGTTTCATGAAACTGGTTcattatagaatattttaaaatgataaacaagGAAGAGAGTAAAATCACTGATTAAAGTAACCAACCCTTAAATGTGCATCTTTGTAGTCGGTTATAAAGAagctcaccttttttttttaacgtacCAAAGTCAAGCTGTGACTGTAACGTCATATACGTATCATACAGTTTACGATAATAGTCCACTGTTAAATGTTACGTTATTGATATTGTTGGCACTCAAACAGAAGTctcataaaaaacaaatgaaatcctCCTAGAAATTTCAATTTCCTGAGTTTAGGCAGGGGACTGGAACTTGATGATAATATACGTTACAGGTTCCTAAATAGGCAACTACTCATAGAGAAGCCTGCTTAGGAAACTCATTGTCAAAGTTAGTATCTTATTTACATAGCAGCATGCTTTTCTGAACAGGGTCCTGTAGCTTAAATACAAAAAGTACACATACTTCGAACCTATATCCACAGGAAAAGGTAGACTGCAAATATACAAGTTGAGAAGCTTGGGGGTTTATCTTTGTTTGACACCAACTGTGTGACCCAGGACAAATCTCTTCAGCTCCTGagtctttggttcttttttttaaaactgttctcTTTCTGGTTAATGTTGTCAGTTGATATATATGTTTACAGGCTACATGTAGTCTTCTATACTACAATTTTTGAATGGTGATAAACATGAACATTTTTGGCATAGTAATaaagttgcttttatttgtatttatgttatttttgagacaaggtcttgctgtgtagctgtgaCCTGAatctctatgtagtccaggctgaccccaGTCTTAAGACCCTCTTGGCTTCGCCTCCTGGgtcttgggattacaggtgtgcaccaccatgcctgactcataAAGCTACCTTTAAAGACAGTATTCCATaattaaaaccattttaaaattggaggaGACGAGTCTGTAATGTCTCAGGTGATGCCCACACCATTCTGGGAGAAAGCTGATGCCTCTCGTTTGAGAAACAAGGAGGCTGGGCACCGGTGGAAGCTGCTTAATGCAGTGGCTGTAATTTCAGACACAAATCTCTGGTAAGCAAAGTTTTCTGCAAGGTGTTATGGGAAATATGGAATTATTGAGATTATATAAAGAATGAGCAGATCGGCGTGGAAAATTCAAACTCTTTCGCTGCTTGCAAGCATTTCCACTGTTGATTTGTACAGTGAGCTGTTCTGGACCAGGCCGACGTCCTCTTCTACAAAGGTGCCAGAAGACCCACATCTGTCAAGGGACCTTCCTAAGCACCTGGAAGAGAAGGCCCCTACGCTCCCACTCCCTACATAGCCCAGCCTCCTGCAGCCCTGCCATGTTCCAGGTTGTTCTGGGTGCTCCTCGGCGGTTgctgagggaagggagagaatctCGGaagctggtgctggtggtggtgtttgtggcTCTGCTCCTGGACAACATGCTGCTCACTGTAGTGGGTACGTCTGGGGCTTTTTGTGTGGAGGATGTATTTGCTTTGGGTCACAGCAGGCAGCATACCCTGCTTGATTTCATCAGTGAGCAGACTTGTTTAGTTTGTCATATGGAAAAGACATGGAGGTTGTTGAGGGTTGGAGGGAACTGTAGGCCTCAGGGTCTGAAGGCTGTTGAACTTCAGAGGTTCAAACAAAAACAGGTTCAAAGGTGCCTGGCAGGAAAAGAAGACCTACTTCTTCACCATTATGTCTTCCTATGGTTGCTGATGACTGTAGAGACACGTGGGGCACTGGGCATTGTTTACCTGGGAAAATTTccctgcctgtctttacaaacatAGGATAACCAAGTCCTTACCAAGCCTGGCCCTGTTGGCAGTTCATTGCCTCACAGTCCTGCACTTTCTGGCTGACAGATAATCCAATATAGTCGATACTCATTTCTTGTGCTTCTATAATTCATAAAATTCTCACAAACACTGAAATAGCAAATAAGAAATCTCAGTATCAAAAGGAAATATGTATACCCACTCCACCATAGAAATTATTAAATCTGGATATCAGTGGGTCCTGGCAGGTTCTGTCTCTTTTACAGAAGGAAAACAAGACTCAAAGATGTTGAGTGACATGTCCAAGCTGCTCCCTAGTGAGTCCTGGGGCTGGTATTTGATTCCTGTGAACTGCCTCAGAGTTAGAGCTTCTCACACCACACTGAGGTCCTTagcctctccagccctctggtcACCTGGAAACTGATAcaaagaggcagagccagctggGTTCTACTTCAGCTGGGATATGTGTATTGGGTGAATGTTTCCCATTTTGCATCCATCTGTGAAGAATCATTATAGATCATCATCAAGTATTGATTCTTAGGTTATACATGATTCTTTACAAGTAGGTGAATTAAGCTGAAAGGATGTCACAAATCCGTCAAGTCTAACTGTCTGATGGCTAGAATTTGACAGTTAATTTAGTTAATAGGATGGCTTGAGCAGGCATGGTCTTTAGTAGGCTTTAAATGATGTCTCTTAGGAGTCTTCTTTCTGCATCAAACTGGACATTGTAGTAATGCTTTTGAAGTTAGTAGTGGTAAAAGGACCTCTGACCTTGAGTTTCATCACGTATCCTCATTGATTTCCAGTGCCCATTGTGCCCAccttcttgtatgcaacagagtTCAGAGACATCAACTCTTCTTTGCATAGGAGTCCTCCTGTAAGCTCCCAGCAAGCTCTGACCTCTCCTACCTTCTCCACCATATTCTCCCTCTTTGACAACACCACCGTGACTGTAGAAGAGCGCATACCCTTCCGTGTAGCATCGACAAATGGCACCATCCCTCCTCCGGTCACTGAAACTGGCTCACTACCCCAAAACAACTGCTTGCAAGGGATAGAGTTCTTGGAAGAAGAAAACGTCCGGGTTGGGGTTCTATTTGCTTCAAAGGCTTTGATGCAACTTCTGGTCAACCCATTTGTAGGACCTCTTATCAACAGGTAACTCAGTAGCCACAGTGTCTGTCTTAGTCATTgccctattgctgtgaagacacgccatgaccaaggtaattattgcaggaaaaaaatctttaaatttggggctggcttacagtctcagaactttagtctattatcatcatggcaggaagcacagCAGCACGCAGATAGGAGGCATAGCTGAGAGCGGCATCCTGATTCATaagcagtgagagagagagagagagacagagacagagagagacagagacgagaCAGAGACTCTGGAGTTGTCacagacttttgaaacctcaaagtctacccgcAGTGACACgcttgctccaacaaggccacacatcttactccttctaatcctttcaatgtaccactctctggtgactaagtGTTCAAATGTTTGAGCCTATGggtgccattcttattcaaatgccACAGTGTTCCATCCGCCAAGTACATACTTACCTTAGCACAGAGGCCCAGGTCTCATATAGGTCGGTGGTTCTCAgccctcctaatgctgtgaccctttaatacagttcctcttgttgtggtgacccccaccataaaattatttcattgctacttcataattgtaattttgctgttataaattgtaatgtgaatatctaATATGTAACTCCCAAAAGgtcctgacccacaggttaagaacctgATGCAGGTggttagaaaaggaaagaagggatgcTCTGGCCCCAGGGGAGCCAGCAGTTTGGCAGCTTGTTATCCCAAAGGAGAGCAGGTTGTTGGTGACATGCTCCAGGCATCGCATTTTCTTAGAGATGTGAATGAATCTGAGCACTGAGAACAGAAGCAGTGAGCAGCTGGAAGTCGGTGAGCAAGGTTTGAGTGGTATGGAGGAGAGCTTAGGACAATCTGAATGCAATCTGCGCTCTGGCTTCTGGAATTCTCATCTAGGATGATCCTGAGGTTTTGAGAGACACCTTCTCTGGAAGGATCATTTGGGCCTTGTCTATGGGTAGatctgcatgtttgtttgtttatgtgtatgcattcaCATATGAAAAATTGCCCTTATATTAACCCCATCTCTGTTCGTACTGAGATTAAAATAATACTGTCTGAGAATATGAATACCTGCTGCAATGCTATCTTTTTTGTTCACTTCTGTTTTAGGATTGGTTATCACATCCCCATGTTTGCTGGCTTTATGATCATGTTTCTCTCCACACTGAGTAAGtcactggcttctcttcactAAGCATCTTTGATTTTGTTGTATAAATGTAGTGTAAGGGAGCAGGATTGTGTAACCCAGAGAAAAGTAAGACATCCGAACAAGCAACTGGGACAGTGACTGAAATGTTTTGTAGCCTTTTGAACAGGGGCTGGGATAGCATAAGTAACCACTTCCCCCTAATTGGAATTATTCTCCTCTTCTACAGGAGAACAGATTCTTAATTTACTTCAGTGAAAATCATGAGAGCTGTTTGAATGTACACAACATGgcgtatatgaatgtgtgtatgtatatttacttgttcaggtaggggtgtgtgtgtgtgtgtgtgtgtgtgtgtgtgtgtgtgtaactaatCTCTTGAGCAAGCTTCCTACAAGCCTCCCATCTTTTACAGAAATAGGATTACTTCAGTATGCTATGGTAAAGGTATTCTTTTGGTATGCTATGGTGAAGGATGactaataacaacagcaaaagaataTTGCGTGCTAGTAACTAGAAAAGTCCCAAATCCTACTGTTTCCTAACTGAGGGCACTAAAGGTAATACTTTAGGGAAGTAAATTTGCTAAAGAAACAGGAGAGTAAATGGCAAAACCTATTCGGTATCAGCTTCATGTTCCTAATGGAATGGAGGCAGAATCAAAACAGTGAGGAGAATAAGCCTGATGTTGACTCTGAGGCATGAGGAGGAAGCACACAGGGTGGGGGTGTCCACTTCTAGGGGTTAATGCCAGGAAGGTGCCTGTAGACCTGCCGttgcttcctgctgcctttgctaAGACCTGCTCCGAATTACAcagcttctccctcccccttgATTTTTTCCCTTAGTTTTCTATCTTGCATCCTCTTCTCTATTCCTCTTCAGCTTTTCTTTTCCCTACAGTAAGAACTGACCCAATCCAAAGTTAAATTTAGGGGTGAAAGGAAGGCTGAAGTACAAGAGCTTGAAACGGGGTGTTCTTGCTGATAGCTGGAAAAACACTTGGGtcagtaaagtaaaaaaaaaaaaaaaacagtcaccaGGCTCTGCGACTTAGTTCTAAACTCAGGGTCACAGAAAAGGCCCTTATCAAACTCTGTGGGACaccacacaaaaccaaaaccagttaATGAAGGCAAGGGATTTGTGGGGGTAGAGGGGCTGGTTGGGTCCAGAGGGAAACGGGAGAAGGTGGTGAGGTGGAGACCAGAGTGTACACACATGAAGTGGTGAAAGAAAATGTaccaataagaaaagaaacttagGAAGTTCAGTAGCAGTGTTCATTAATTTCCATAAACTCAGCCTGTGTAAGAGAACAAATTAAGGAATATGGTCATCCAGTGTGACTtggaaattcattattttttttctgcaacaCAAAGGATAAAATATGTTCTCGCTGTCTAGAGGAGGGTGTGGTGGTTGCTTTTGGAATCATGACCATACCCTGCAAAATAATAAGACCATGAAGTGTATCTGTGGCCCAAGCTCTTTAGTATAAAATCgttgcctgcctctctgccaagAAGTAGTAATTAAAACCCTTTTCTATTTACCTAACTGTATGTGTTGAATAACAATTATGGTTTATGTGAGGTCACTAGTGTTGATCTACGGAGTTAGCCTAATTctatacaaaagaaaatatatttagctgTTAGCGTAGCCTGTGTAAGACTTACTTAGGATCTGAATAAAACAAGTAAGAACTGGGCATGCTATCTGAATAAAACAAGTAAGAACTGGGCATACTGGCACAGGCccgtaatcctagcacttgggagctaGAAGTAGGAGGCTTAGAAGGTCagagtcatccttgactacagtaagttcaaggccagcccaggatacaggagatcctgtctcaaaaaaacaaaattactaaGAAGTTGCTGGTGCTTATCATTACTCTCAAAGCCCctatctgggatttttttttaaacataaatgggAGACAAATAATGACCAATATTAATTTAGAAAAGTGgaaagaagccaggtggtggtggcacacatctttaatcccagcacttgggaggcagaggtaggtggatctctgtgcgtttgaggccagtctggtctacaaattaAGTTTCAGGACTCCTggagctgttacaaagagaaactctgtcttaaaaatacaaaccagtcaaatgaacaaataaaaaagaaaaatgaaaatgattgcTTTTTCTCAATAGTATGACCAGCTGTCCTGATTTTCCCAGGACTGAGGTTTTCCACAATGTGACTTTCAGTTCtgaaactaaaaaagaaacaaaagacaaattggCCACTCCATTCTTTAAAGATACAACAATAGTGGGGTTTAAGCATGCTAGATACTAGAAAGTCTGAGGATGGGCATTGGAGGCTAAACATGGAGGGACTGAGAATGTGTGCTTTTGGGAGACAATTAGTTAGGTGTGGTCATGCTGGGCTGTAACTGAAGTTCATAAAACACAACCCAAGACACCTATAATAAGTGGTCAGGAAGATTAAAGTTTGTCTGGCTCAGACACCTTGGgaaggattctttttttctttggagaaattGTTTGGGAGTCAAGGATGAGCGATGTCTGGGCCTACCAACACATTCTTTACAACCTGTAATTTAGTTTGAGACGGAACTCTCTGGTTTGCCTCGCAGTTTCATTTGTGTTAGAGTCTCTACTAGATGGTTCATCTTCAAGGGCATAAACTgatgtgttctttctctttcacgTTGGCTCCCAGGCCAGCAGAGCAGCACACTTGATATCATGTAGTAAACCCCAGTTTGATTGGCGGAAGCATCTTCCACCAAGGGGAAAGGTCAGATCAAATGTAAGATGTCTTCTACCCAATGTCTATAGCCCTTGAGGTGCACACAACAGGTGGCCCAGGATGACCCACCAATGGCAAGGGTCAATGTGATGTAATACTGGATCCAGGAGTAGCGATAGGTACCAGCTCTCAACTTCAGTGGGTAGAATATCAGACTCTGAGCCAGAAGTACAGAGACCTCGCCTTCCTTCCACCAGTACTGACGTGATTTATGCCCTGTGACTCTTAGCTTTGTTACCAATTCTAAATCCGTTCTAATTGAAAGCTGGAGTGACGTCAGTTAAGCAATTAACTTCATGAACAGAAGGCAAACATCAtcatgctttcttcttccttttgtatttaaatatgttAATTCTATGACACAGTGGGTCTCAGCTCATTGTGCATGCTTAAAAATCTATGTAACAGGGACTCATCTCTCTATGGAACTTGAGTCAGCTtgctaattctttcttttttccaaagaattttttgatgtttgtgtattgtgttatttatttattacacatgcatatgtatgccaCCGAGTACAtcaaggtcaaaggacaacttacgagagttgcttctctcctaccatgtgggctccaggTTCAAACTCACCTtgcagtcttggcagcaagtatctttactcactgagtcatctctttggcctaaaaattattcttttttcaaaatgttgttttattaatgtcctattttggtttttgttgttttgataaaATATTCTTACCAGAAGAAACTTGGtggaaaaaagggtttatttggcttacagtgtACAGTTCCTGGTTGGGGAAAACCAAGGCtgaaacccagaggcagaaactgatgcagagattATGAAGACAGATGCTCACTAGCTTGCTTCTAATGGCATGCTTAGCTACCTTTTTTTTGTACAATccaggaccacttgcctaggAATCGCACTGCACATGTTGGGCTGGGCCTTCCTATATCtattaacaattaagaaaatgcctcacagcgatggccacaggccaatctgatctaggtAATGCCTCAACTGAGGttacttcttcccagatgactctggtcTATGTCAAGTTGATTGCTGAATCCGACTGTGACAACTTAATTAACCTAATATCTACTAATGGGTTTTGTTATGGTCATTTCTTGCATTTTGGTAGGTACCTTTGATCATCCTCCTTCCCAATCACCCTCTTTCATCCCCCTCGTTCTCAGCAATAATCTTTCTAGTCCCAGTGAGCCCCTTTCTACTTTCACGTCTTTTCTGGTGACCCAACACATTTAATTAGGGTTACTTATAGAAGCATGGGTGAGGGGCTATTTACAGGAGCACAAGCACCCTACTAGTGGCCGCACCACTGAAGGAAACGTTTCTCCTCACGCCAACCTGGATCATTCCGACTCTTATCTTTCCCAGTGTTTGCTTTCTCTGGCACCTATGCCCTGCTATTTGTGGCCCGGACCCTTCAAGGCATCGGATCTTCATTTTCGTCTGTTGCAGGTAATGCtgcagaaccacacacacacacacacacacacacacacacacacctcttaccACTGCCTAACTACTTTAGGTACTACATAAAATTTATatgaggaaaccaaggaaaatacCATCCAGGGAGGTAGCAGTTGTCATTCAGGAATAGAGTGATTGTGAACTTGTGGGAGGGGTCGTAGGTCCCCTAAGTCAGACTTTTATCTACTCCACTTCATGGCCTTCCTTTGCGCTGCTTTTATTTAATAGGACTTGTTATTTCAGTGATGTCATCATAGTTTTTAAAGTATGGCTAAGCAAAGGTACCACAGTATCCCGTGAGGCTGCTGTGTTCTGCCCCTCACACAACTGAATGGCTTGGTGGCACAGTTGCTAGATGCTGCCGGTCAGTTCTCTCTCCCAGGGGCCTAGGGTTTTCATGTTCCTCCTTGATCATCATACTGAATACAACAGTCGGGTCATAGATCTTCCTTTCCTGGCCTGGTCCGTATCCTCCTCATGCAAGGAGATATTAGGAAATGACAAACCCTTATGAAACGGGAAATAATTAGATGGTAGTATTATTATATTGCCCGGTCTCTAAggcttttcatttttaacaatATTAGTACCAAAATAATAAGTTGTGTGTAAGGGAGGAGAGAGTAGCAACTGTGGGAGGAAGTATTTCTAGTATTCTGTGAGCTAAGTTTTATAAAACCCCTCACATGAAATATCCAGCAAAGACAGTCACTCAAGATATTGTAGGGTGGGGACCAAGGGCTGTAAGAAGCAATCAGCAACCTCCCATACGCCAACATCAGCTGTCATTTTCTATGCAGGGCTTGGGATGCTGGCCAGTGTCTACACCGACAACTATGAACGAGGGAGAGCCATGGGAATTGCTTTGGGGGGCCTGGCTTTGGGGCTTCTGGGTAAGTAGTGCCTAAATGGAGGTCTGAATTCAGGAGATGGGGGTGTTGCAAACTCCACAAAATGGCTCCAGGAGGCAGGTACTTCCCTGACATGGAAGACAAGTAAGTATTTTCTTTGCCTCCCTGGCCCAATTGTGTTGACTCCTTCAGACAGATCACGTGGGGGAGgtcacatttctctctctttaagaAGCTGTGAAATGCAGGAGAGCCCAGGGAAGCTCTGAAGTTCATCCAGTCCAAATGTCTCTACATCATGgctcctgcttccttctccttctgGGCACAGCTGCTGCTTCCCACAGGCGCTCTGGGCTTTTGCCAGAGTTTCTGCTGATTTCATAGAAGTAATGTCCTTTAATCCTTACCGCCAATTAGTGAAGGATGAACAGCTGTCCCCAGGCTAGCGATGAGAATTAGAAAGATTAAGGAGCTATCCAAAGTACTGCCAGGGTCAGGGATAAGGACTCAGATTTTCTGTACTCAGAAGTCTCAgctccaaacaatatatttttgtttttcttgatgtttagacTTCATACTGACTAATTCAACAAGCTGTTTCCTTTTCACTGAGCACTTTCTCCATGCCAAACACCATGCTGACACAGCTGTCATAGAGGTTAAAGACTTCAGACAATGTTCTGCCCTCAGGGAGTTTGCAAACTTGCCAAGGGAAAGACCCAGCTCTCGTATTCCCTGGCCTACCCGCCACCATGGTAGAGAAGAGAGGGACGAAGTCCCTGTTCTTTGTTAGCAGTCATATGGATACCTAGTCTTGGATGTGGGTCATACTAGACTCCTTTATCACACTTTCAGAAGAACAAACGTGCTAGATCCTTTCAAGCTTagcctctccctctttcttgGTACCACTACAGGTTCTCTTTCACAACCCCTGCTGCCTTCAAGGTACACACTACCAGAAGAATCTCTTGGTGGTGTTTTTTCTCTGCTAAAAAGTAATTTGTTTCTCAATAACCGACAAGGCTATTGCTGGTTACATCAATAGATAACTCACCTGGATATCTGGAGCCCTTGATTGGCATTGCCCCAGCCATCTTCATTGTCACATCTTCCCTCAAAACACTCGTGTTTTATTAGCATCAGCACTCACTGCCACTTGTGCCTCATTCAGTCTCTTCATTGTTGACCCTGCACATCACCCCAGATGCAGTGGACTCGGCAAAGTGTTAATGACCTCCTGGCCTTTCTGATTCATTCCATCAGACTTACACAGTATTTTATGCACAGACCGTTTACTGCTGAGCATTTTACCACATTTCAATTACTTGTCCTATTGCTTCCCCAATCTCTGCTCTGCTAAATTTCATTCACTAGAAAGGAATGTCTTGAGGATGGAGAATGAACCTTCACCTCTGAACCTCCAGCCTCAGTGGAGCTCAGACCCTCAAGGCCTTCAGTAAAGGCTGAGAGGGCGATATGGAGGACTCACACTGCAGGTGTCCATGCTGTCTTCTCTTTCAGTGGGAGCCCCTTTTGGAAGTGTGATGTATGAATTCGTGGGCAAGTCCTCGCCGTTCCTCATCTTGGCCTTTCTGGCACTTCTGGATGGAGGTCAGTCAACGCTGGTGCCTCCAGACAGATAATAGCTCAGCTCAGGTTGAAAATGCATCGTGCCGTGGTGTCTATCTTGACATGTTTAGATGGGTCAAGGACTGTCCCGTtctaggagaagaggaaggagctgaGGGAGTCAAGGTGGTAGCTATGCGGCCATTAGCAAAGCCCCGGATAATTGATGAGTAAGCAGAACTCTTCCTCTGTCCTTTTCCTCAGCTCTCCAACTCTGCATCCTATGGCCTTCCAAGGTGTCTTCTGAGGTAAGTGGACATGAAACTCCATTGCTCTGGGATAAATAGTGTGGCTAAgcacaggagaaagagaaagtcagGAAAAGTGAACCTCAGATTTGGATTCTAGGCAGGCCTACACTTAGGAAATTGCAAAGAACTCTGGCTTGGTATTGGACAAAGATGGAAGTGGGGCTGTAGAAAGAATCAGATATTTTCTGTGGAATGAAGAAGGTGACAGAGACCTCCAGACAACCAAGAGGAACATCATTCATTTATAGGTAAGAAATACCAGAGTTTGTGTTTTTCTGACTTCAAGTAAATGGCTTGAGAAATTCAGATTGAGCTGTGTTATGAGGGCTATGGGTACAGCATTGAGCAAGAAGTTGCCCAGTGTTGGGGCACTGATCAGGaaagtgctggggagacaggagCATTGGGTTGGGCATTATTGGGAGGGCAAGGATGTGTCTGAGCTGGAGAAGTTTCTACATACAAAGAGCAAGA
The sequence above is a segment of the Chionomys nivalis chromosome 20, mChiNiv1.1, whole genome shotgun sequence genome. Coding sequences within it:
- the Slc18a1 gene encoding chromaffin granule amine transporter — encoded protein: MFQVVLGAPRRLLREGRESRKLVLVVVFVALLLDNMLLTVVVPIVPTFLYATEFRDINSSLHRSPPVSSQQALTSPTFSTIFSLFDNTTVTVEERIPFRVASTNGTIPPPVTETGSLPQNNCLQGIEFLEEENVRVGVLFASKALMQLLVNPFVGPLINRIGYHIPMFAGFMIMFLSTLMFAFSGTYALLFVARTLQGIGSSFSSVAGLGMLASVYTDNYERGRAMGIALGGLALGLLVGAPFGSVMYEFVGKSSPFLILAFLALLDGALQLCILWPSKVSSESVMGTPLLTLLKDPYILVAAGSICLANMGVAMLEPTLPIWMLQTMCSPEWQLGLAFLPASVAYLIGTNLFGVLANKMGRWLCSLVGMVAVGISLLCVPLAHNIYGLIGPNAGLGFAIGMVDSSLMPIMGYLVDLRHTSVYGSVYAIADVAFCMGFAIGPSTGGAIVQVIGFPWLMVIIGVINIVYAPLCCFLQNPPAKEEKLAILSQECPMETQLYATQKPTKEFPLGENSDYSGSEE